The Xanthomonas sp. DAR 80977 nucleotide sequence CGCGACCACGCCGTGGCGCGCCAGCGCCTCGCCGGCCCAGCGGTATTGCTGGCGGTTGCCGGTCTTCCAGGTGCCGCCGTGGAAGAACACCACCACCGGGGCCTCGTGCGCCGTCGCCGGGCGATAGACGTCCAGCTTCAGACCATGCTCCGCATCGAACACGATGCCGCGTTGCTCGCTCAGCCCATGGCGCGCGGAGCCGGCGTTGAGGCCGCCGAAGAACACGCTGCTGCAGGCCGAGACCAGCAGCGAGGACAGCGCGACCAGCAGGTGGCGGGGCCAGCGCGGCGGCGGCGGCGAACGTTCGGACATGGGCGGTACCTGTGGGAAAAGAGCGGGAAGCATGCCGCATGCGCATGTCGCTGGCGGGTGCATGGCGTCGGCGGCGTTGTTGGCAACTACGCAGCAGGCGCTGCCGCGGATGCGTGTCCGGCGCTGCGGTTCGCTGCGCCTGCTGACGCTGTCGCGAGAGCTGTGGGCGTGCCTGGGTATGTGGTGAAGGGTGCGGGCGCAGCTTCGTGCACCCAACTTTGCGAGTCGCTTCGCGCCGTACCCTCACCCCAACCCCTCTCCCGGGGGGAGAGGGGCTATGCACCGCGGCTGTTCCTTCTCCCATCGGGACCAGGGCCCCTTTTCGGGGGAAGGTGGCCCGCAGGGCCGGATGAGGGTACGGGCGCAGCCTCGTGCACCCAACTTTGCGAGTCGCTTCGCGCCGTACCCTCACCCCAACCCCTCTCCCGGGGGGAGAGGGGCTATGCACGCGCGGCTGTTCCTTCTCCCATCTGGACCATGGCCCCCTTTTCGGGGAAAGGTGGCCCGAAGGGCCGGATGAGGGTACTGACGCAGCTTCGTGCGCCCAGACCCAGCGAGTCGCGTCGCGCCTTACTTTCACCACAACCGCTTTCTCCCACAGGGACTCCCTGCGCTCGCCGAGGGGAGAGGGGCTGTAAGCTGGCGCGTATGTCTCCATTGCGCTTCGACAACCGTTTCACCGCCGAACTGCCCGCCGATCCCGAGCGCGGCCCGCGCCTGCGCGAGGTGTTGGGCGCGCTGTGGTCGGAGGTCGCACCGACGCCGGTGGCCGCGCCGCAGCTGCTGGCGCATTCGCGCGAGGTGGCGGCGATGCTCGGCTTCCCCGAACAGGACGTCCTGACGCCGCAGTTCGCCGAGGTCTTCGCCGGCAACGCGCTCTACCCGGGCATGCGGCCCTACGCGGCGAACTACGGAGGCCACCAGTTCGGGCACTGGGCCGGGCAGCTCGGCGACGGCCGCGCGATCGCGCTGGGCGAGGCGCTGGGCGCGGACGGGCGGCGCTGGGAACTGCAGCTCAAGGGCGCCGGCCGTACCCCGTATTCGCGCGGCGCCGATGGCCGCGCGGTGCTGCGCTCGTCGATCCGCGAATTCCTGTGCAGCGAGGCGATGCACCATCTCGGCGTCCCCACCACGCGCGCGCTGAGCCTGGTCGCCACCGGCGAGCGCGTGGTGCGCGACATGTTCTACGACGGCCATCCGCGCGCCGAGCCGGGCGCGGTGGTATGCCGGGTGGCGCCGTCGTTCGTGCGCTTCGGCAGTTTCGAACTGCCGGCCGCGCGCGGCGACACGGTCTTGCTGCGGCAACTGGCCGACTTCGTCATCGACCGCGATTTCCCCGAACTGCGCACGCGCGGCGCCAACCGCTACGCCGACTGGTTCGGCGAGGTCTGCACGCGTACCGCGACGATGGTGGCGCACTGGATGCGGGTCGGCTTCGTGCATGGGGTGATGAACACCGACAACATGTCGATCCTGGGTTTGACCATCGACTACGGGCCGTACGGCTGGATCGACGACTACGACCCGGACTGGACGCCGAACACCACCGATGCGCAGGGCCGCCGCTACCGCTTCGGCACCCAGCCGCAGATCGCGTCCTGGAACCTGACCCGGCTGGCGCAGGCGCTGGCGCCGCTGTTCGCCGAGGTCGCGCCGCTGCAGGCCGGGCTCGAGCGCTTTCGCCAGGCGTACGCGCAGGCCGAGCGCGACACCACCGCCGCCAAGCTCGGCCTGGCCGACTGCGGCGAGGCCGATGTGGCGCTGATGCAGGACCTGCTGCAACTGCTGCAACAGGGCGAGGTGGACATGACCCTGTGGTTCCGCGGGCTGAGCGCAGAGCAGGTGCCGGCGCTGGCGGGCTTGGCCGATGCCTTCTACGACCCGGCCAGGCTGGCCGCGCAGGCGCCGGCGTTCGAGGCCTGGCTGGCGCGCTATGCGCGGCGGCTGCAGGCCGATCCGCTGCCGGCGGCCGCGCGCGCGGCGAAGATGCGTGCAGCCAATCCACGCTACGTACTGCGCAACTATCTGGCGCAGCAGGCGATCGATCGCGCCGAGCAGGGCGATGCCGAGGGGATCGCCGACCTGCTGGAGGTGATGCGCCGGCCCTACGAGGAGCAGCCGGGGCGCGAGGCGTTCGCGGCGCGGCGCCCGGACTGGGCGCGCGAGCGCGCCGGGTGTTCGATGCTGTCGTGCAGTTCCTGACGATGCGCGACATGCCGTAGCAGGGGCTTCAGCCCCGACGCCTTGCCGGTAAGGCGTCGGGGCTGAAGCCCCTCCTGCAGTAGCGAGCGGTCCGTTGCGGCAGGCCTGCCGCAATCGCCGCGACAGCCCCTGGCGCGGCGTCAGCGCGTCGCCGCGGCGCGGTAGCCCCAGGCGGCGAGGAAGCTGGTCACCACTTCCGCGGCCAGCGCCTGCTGGCTGTCCTGGTCGGGGGCCTGCCCGTTGAGCATCGCGCCGGGGTAGGCGTAGCCGATCGCCGCGCCGATGAAGGCGCTGGCGGCCAGCGCGGGCGAGGCCACGCGCACGTCGCCGCGCGCATCCAGCCTCTGCAGCAGCTCGCTCAGGCGCTGGCGCAGGCGCCCGGTACGGCGCTGGTGCATCGACTGCAGCAGGTCCGGCATCTGCGCGCTGGCCTGCACCAGCAGCCGGTGCAGGCGCAGCGAGGACGGCGCGTACAGGTGCGCCTGCACGGTCAGCGCGATCTGCTGCAGCGCACGCGGCAGGTCCTGCGAGGCCGCATCGCCGATGTTCTCCAGCTGCGCCTGCAGTTCCTCGTTCAGCGCCTCGAACACCTGCATCAGCAGCTCGGCCTTGCTGGAGAAATGGTTGTACAGGCTCTGCCGGGTCAGCCCGGCGTGCAGCGCGATCTGCTCCAGCGAGACCTCCAGGCCGTGCTCCAGCAGCAGTTCGCGGGCGGCGCGCAACAAGCGCGGCCGCGCCAGCGCCGGGCGCCCGCGCTGGCGCCCGGCCGGCGCAATCGCGCGCGCTTCCGGCGTCGCCGGGGCGGCGCTAGACACCGTGGTGCGGGCGATTGTGCGATCCTTCATGCTTATTTATTTGTCTTTAAGTAAATTAAATAATCCTCCCCCCAGCTTCCAGGATCAAGCGCATGCCCGCGCCTTTCGCCCAGCGTTCTCGCCGCACGCTGTCGCTGCTGCTGTCCCTCGCTCTCGTCACGCTCGCCGGTTGCAAGGGCGAGCGCACTGCGCCGCCGGCGCAGGCCAGGACCGTGGGGGTGGTGACGCTGCAGCCGCAAAGCGTGCCGCTCAGCGCCGAACTGGCTGGGCGTACCGCCGCCTCCGAGGAATCCGAGGTGCGCCCGCAGGTCGGCGGGGTGCTGCGCAAGCGGCTGTTCGAGGAGGGCGCGATGGTGCGCGCCGGGCAGCCGCTGTTCCAGATCGAGCCGACCCTGTACCAGGCCGCCGCCAACGAGGCGCAGGCCAACCTGGCCACCGCCGAGGCCACGCTGACCACCGCCAAGCTGCGTGCCGAGCGCTATCGCGAACTGGGCAAGACCCGGCTGGCCGCGCAGCAGGACGTGGACGACGCCCAGGCCACCTACCAGGAGGCGCTGGCCAGCCGCGACGCCAACCGCGCCGCGCTGGACACCGCGCGCACCCAACTGCGCTTCGCCACGGTGGAGGCGCCGATCAGCGGGCGCATCGGCCGCGCGCGGGTGACCCCGGGCGCGCTGGTCACCGCCAGCCAGGCCGATGCCATCGCCAAGATCCAGCAGCTGGACCCGATGAACGTGGACATCACCCAGTCCGGCAGCCAGTTCCTGGCGCTGCGCCGCGCGATCGCCGACGGCGGGGTGCAGCCGGCCACCGCCGAAGTGCGCCTGAAACTGTCCGACGGCAGCGACTACCCGCTGCCGGGCACGCTGCAGTTCGCCGACATCGATGTCGAGGAGACCACCGGCAGCGTGACCCTGCGCGCGCGCTTCCCCAATCCCGACGCGCAGCTGCTGCCGGGCATGTACGTGCGCGCGATCGTCGGCCAGGGCATCCGCCAGCAGGCGCTGCTGGTGCCGCAGGCGGCGGTGGACCGTACCCCGCGCGGCGACGCCCAGGCCTGGGTGGTGGGCGCGGACAACATCGTGCGCCAGCGCCAGTTCACCACGCTGCGCGCGGTCGGCGACCGCTGGCTGGTCGGCGACGGGCTCAAGCCCGGCGAGCGGGTGGTGGTGGAAGGCCGGCAGGGGCTCAGCGACGGCGCCAAGGTGACGGTCAAGCCGGCCGCCGCTGCCGCCGGCCAGGGCTGATCCGGCATGCTCGCGCGCTTCTTCATCGCCCGCCCGATCTTCGCCTGGGTGCTGGCGATCTGCATCATGGCCGCCGGCGCCATCGCCGTGTTCACCCTGCCGGTGGAGCAGTATCCGGACATCGCCCCGCCCGGGGTCAACGTCACCGCGACCTACAACGGCGCCTCGGCGCAGACGGTGGAGGACAGCGTCACCCAGGTGATCGAGCAGCAGATCAAGGGCATCGACCACCTGCTGTACTTCTCCTCGACCAGTTCCTCGTCCGGGCAGGCGCGGATCAGCATCACCTTCGACCAGGCCGCCAATCCCGACATCGCCCAGGTGCAGGTGCAGAACGCGGTCAACCAGGCGCTCAACCGCCTGCCGCAGGAAGTGCAGCAGCAGGGCGTGACCGTGGCCAAGTCGCAGGGCGACAGCCTGATGGCGGTGGCGCTGTACGACAGCACCGACCGGCTGGACAACGTCGACATCTCCGACTACCTGATCAGCACCCTGCAGGACCCGATCAGCCGCATCAACGGCGTCGGCGAGATCAACGTGTTCGGCGCGCAGTACGCGATGCGCATCTGGATGGACCCGCACAAGCTCAACGCCTACAAGCTGATGCCCGGCGACGTGCGCAGCGCGATCGAGGCGCAGAACACGCAGGTCACCGCCGGCGAACTCGGCGCGCTGCCCACCGGCGCCGACCAGCAGCTCAACGCCACGGTGACCGCGCAGTCGCGGCTGCAGACCCCGGAGCAGTTCCGCGCCATCATCCTGGCCACCCAGCCCGACGGCTCCAGCGTGCACCTGGGCGACGTGGCGCGGGTGGAGATCGGCGCCGAGAACTACCAGAACAGCGCCACGCTCAACGGCCATCCGGCGTCCGGCTTCTCGGTGACGCTGTCCTCCGGCGCCAATGCGGTGGCCACGTCCGACGCGGTGCGCGCCACCATCGAGCGGCTCAAGCCGACCTTCCCGCCGGGCATGGAAGTGGCCTATCCGCGCGACAGCACGCCGTTCGTGCGGATCTCGATCGAGGGCGTGGTGCACACCCTGGTCGAGGCGATCGTGCTGGTGGTGGTGGTGATGTTCCTGTTCCTGCAGAACGGCCGCGCCACGCTGATCCCGGCGATCACCGTGCCGGTGGTGCTGCTGGGCACGTTCGGCATCCTCGCCGCGGCCGGCTTCACCATCAACACGCTGACCCTGTTCGCGATGGTGCTGGCGATCGGCCTGCTGGTGGACGACGCCATCGTGGTGGTGGAGAACGTCGAGCGGATCATGCACGAGCAGCATCTGCCGCCGCGCGAGGCGACCGAGCAATCGATGGGCGAGATCACCGGCGCGCTGATCGGCATCACCGTGGTGCTGGGGGCGGTGTTCCTGCCGATGGCGTTCTTCGGCGGCTCCACCGGCATCATCTACCGCCAGTTCTCGATCACCATCGCCTCGGCGATGGCGCTGTCGGCGCTGGTCGCGCTGACCCTGACCCCGGCGCTGTGCGCGACCCTGCTCAAGCCGGTGGAAAAGGAGCGCCAGCTCGGACGCTTCTTCCGCTGGTTCAACCGCGGCGTGGAGCGCAGCCAGCACGCCTACCAGCGCCGGCTCGGCACGCTGCTGCGGCAGCCGCGGCGCTGGATGGCGCTGTACGCGGTGATCGTGCTGGCGATGGCGGCGCTGTACGTGCGCATGCCGACCGGTTTCCTGCCGGTGGAGGACCAGGGCCAGGTGCAGATCCAGTTCACCACGCCCGAGGGCACGCCGCTGGCCAGGACCGAGGCGCTGGGCCGGCGCATCAACGATTACTTCATGGCCCACGAGAAGAACAACATCACCGCGGTCTTCATGGTGATCGGGCGCAACAACGCCGGCACCGGGCAGAACGCCGGCCAGGCCTTCGTCGCGCTGCGGCCCTGGGGCGAGCGCAACCGCGACAACACCGCGCAGGCGATCATCGACCGCGCCAATGCGTATTTCCGCGGCACCGCCGACGCCAAGATCAGCGTGCTGTCGCCGCCGGCGGTGCGCGGCCTGGGCCAGTCCAGCGGCTTCGAGCTGTGGATCCGCGACAGCGACGGTGCCGGCCGTCCGGCCTTGCTGAAGGCGCAGCAGCAGGTGTTGAAGGAGGCCGGCGACGATCCGCAGCTGACCGCGGTGCGGCTCAACGGCCTGGGCGACAAGGCGCAGCTGCAGGTGGACATCGACCAGGCCCAGGCCAGCGCGCTGGGCCTGGCGCAGGGCGACATCAACGCCACCCTGTCCACCGCCTGGGGCGGCAGCTACGTCAACGACTTCCTCGACCGCGGCCGGGTCAAGCGTGTCTACGTGCAGGGCGATGCGCCGTACCGCTCGCTGCCGGAAGACATCGGCCAGTGGTACGTACGCGGCAAGGACGGGCAGATGGCGCCGTTCGCCAGCTTCGCCAGCACCCACTGGACCCGCGGGCCGCAGCTGCAGCAGCGCTTCAACGGCCTGCCGGCGGCGCAGATCCAGGGCGGCGCCGCGGCCGACAGCAGTTCCGGCGAGGCGATGCAGCGGATGCAGGCGCTGGTCGCCAAGCAGCAGGGCTTCGACCTGCAGTGGAGCGGCCTGTCCTACCAGGAGCAACTGTCCAGCAACCAGACCCTGTGGCTGTACACCGCCTCGATCCTGTTCATTTTCCTGTGCCTGGCGGCGTTGTACGAGAGCTGGTCGATCCCGGTGGCGGTGCTGCTGGTGATTCCGCTGGGCGTGCTCGGCACGGTCACCGCGACCACCCTGGCCGGTTTCGTCAACGACATCTATTTCCAGGTCGGCCTGCTGACCACGATCGGCCTGTCGGCGAAGAACGCGATCCTGATCGTGGAGTTCGCCGAGGCCGAGCAGCGCGCCGGGCGGCCGCTGCTGGACGCGGCGCTGGAAGGCGCGCGGCTGCGCCTGCGGCCGATCGTGATGACCTCGCTGGCGTTCGTCGCCGGCGTGCTGCCGCTGGCGCTGTCCACCGGCGCGGGCGCGTCCAGCCGCCGCGAGATCGGGGTCAGCGTGATCGGCGGCATGGTCTCGGGCACCTTGCTGGCGGTGCTGCTGGTGCCGCTGTTCTTCGTGCTGGTGCGCGGCCTGCTGCATGGCCGGGCAGGGGATGGCCAGGCCGCCCCGGCCGGCTGAGTGGCGGTGAACGGGTAAGGCGGTGGCGCTGCGCGGCGCCGCCTTGCGCCTTAAAATGGGCGCCTCCCCACGCTTCGATGTCCCGATGAACGAGTCTTCCTGCTGCGGCGCGCCCGGCGACGTGCCGGCCCACTGGTCCGGCCACATCCGCGATATCGCCGATTTCCCGAAGCCGGGCATCGTGTTCAAGGACATCACCCCGCTGCTGGCCGACGGCCCGGATTTCGCCTCGGCGCTGGACGAGATGGCGCGTCCCTGGCGCACCACGCCGCTGGATGCGGTGCTGGGCATCGAGTCGCGCGGCTTCATCTTGGGCGCGGCGCTGGCGCACGAGCTGCGCACCGGTTTCGTGCCGATCCGCAAGCCGGGCAAGCTGCCGGGCAGGACGGTGACCCAGGACTACGCGCTGGAATACGGCAGCGACCGCATCGAGATGCACGCCGACGCGCTGCCGGCCGGCGCGCGGGTGCTGATCGTCGACGACGTGCTGGCCACCGGCGGTACCCTGCGCGCGGCGCTGTCGCTGGCGCGGCAGCTGCAACTGGAGATCGTCGGCGCGGCGGTGCTGGTCGAACTGCAGGCGCTGCAGGGACGCGAACGCTGGAGCGAGGAAGTGCCGCTGCTGGCGACGCTGACGTATTGAGCGCGAACCGGTGCGGGTAGCCGTCGTGCGCGGGGCCAGCGCATCGGGTGCGACGATGCCGACCGGCCACCGCGGCAGCGACGATCGAGCCGGGTGACCGCTCGACGGCGGTCGATGTCGATCCGCGGCTGAATGTGTCAACGCCGCGCATTCGCCGGCGAACTTCGCGGCTTACCGTTTCCCGCATGCGATCGGCATGCGACGGGTGGTGGCACGATGAACGGACAAACGCTCTTGCTGGCCTCGGCGGCCGCGTTCGCGTTGGCCAAGCTGGTCTCGGCACTGCTCGTGGCGATCTGGCCGGGCGGTGCGGCGGCGATCGCCGCTTCGCGCATCGGCCGCTGCGTCTACGCCATTGGCAAGGTCACGCCGGTGCTGCTGGCGCTGAGCCTGTTGCTGTACGCAGTGTTGTTCGAACCGCCGGCGCAACTACGCGCCTGGTTGGCGCTGGCGCTGCTGCTGGGCGCGGCGCTGGCGCTGCCGCTCCACCTGCGCCGCAGCCGGCGCGGCGTGGGCGGGGCGCATCCGCCGCGGCAGTGGTCGCGGATCGTGCGGCTGCGCTGAATGTGCTGAGCGCGTCGAGGTCGACGCGCCGAAGTGGGGTGCGCTTTTTTTGGGGCCGATCGTCGACGAGCTGCCGACCATCGGCGGCAGCTTTCCCGTTGGCGCTGGTGCTGCTGGTATTGTGGTCGTGGCCGCCGCGCGCCGCTGCATCAGTGCGGATAGACGACCGTTTCCAGGCTGGGGTCGGCGTAGGCGTCGGCGTGGCTCAGATGCCCATCGAACGGTCCGACCTTGCAGATCCGTCCTTCGTGGGTGAACACCAGTTGCAGTCCGTGTTCCTGTTCCCAATCGCAGTTGCACTCCAGGCTGATGCGCACGCGGCCGTCGCGATAGCGGCTGGCATAGGCCTCGCTGCCGAACTGGACGTGCTGCCACACCTGCGCCGGGTCGTCGATGCGCGGCGAGGGTAGGCCGTGTTTTTCGTGCAAGGCGTGCATGCGCCGGTAATAGGCGAACACGTCCGCAGCGGCGGCGGCGAACGTCGCGTCATCGATGCGCAGGAACGCTTCGATGGCGGCGCCGAAGTCGGCTTGCGCCGCATCGGCGGCGTAGTCTTCGAGGACGAAATTGCAGTCCTCGCGCATCCAGCGCACCGGCACCGCATCGCTCCAGGCGGTGCCGTCCTCGTCCTCGTCCAGCGACGCAAATATCTGCGCCAGCAGGCTCACAGCTTGCTGACCCGGAACCGGCGGCCCTTGATCTTGCCCGCCTGCAGCTGCCCCAGCGCGCGGCCGGCGTGGTCGCGGGCAATGGCGACATAGGAGCGGGTTGGGTAGATCGCGATCTTGCCGATCGCCGCGCCGGACAGGCCGGCGTCGCCGGTCAGCGCGCCGAGGATGTCGCCGGCGCGCAGCTTGTCGGTCTTGCCGCCGTCGATGCGCAGCGTGGTCATCGCCGCCTGCGGCAGCTGCGCCGGGCGCGCGGTGGCCAGCGGCGCGCGCGACCAGCGCAACGGCTGGCCCTGTTCGGCCTCCAGCGCCTGCGCGCGCGCCAGCTCGCGCGGCGCCACCAGGCTCAGCGCCAGGCCGCGCTTGCCGGCGCGCGCGGTGCGGCCGATGCGGTGGCGGTAGGTCTCGGTGTCGGTCGGCAGTTCGTAGTTGAGCACCGCCGCCAGGTCCTCCACGTCCAGCCCGCGCGCGGCCACGTCGCTGGCGACCAGCACGTTGCAGCTGCGGTTGACGAAGCGCACCAGCACCTCGTCGCGGTCGCGCTGCTCCATGTCGCCGTGCAGCGCCAGCGCCGAGAAGCCGAACTGCTGCAGCGAGCCGGCCACCTCGTCGACCTCCTTGCGGGTGTTGCAGAACACCACGCTGGACTCGGGGGTGAAGCGCAGCAGCAGCCCGGCCACCGCCTTCTGCCGGTAGGTCGGGTCGACCTCGAAGAACTGCTGCTCGATCTCCGGCGCGCTGTCGGCGCCTTCGATGGTCACCTCGGCCGGCTCCTGCAGCAGCTCGCGCGCCAGCGCGCGGATCGCGTCGGGGAAGGTGGCCGAGAACAGCAGGCTCTGGCGGTGCTTGTCACAGCGGCTGGCGATCTCGCGGATCGGCTCCTCGAAGCCCATGTCGAGCATGCGGTCGGCCTCGTCCAGCACCAGCGTGCGCACCCCGCCCAGGTGCAGCGCGCGCTTGCGCGCCAGCTCCTGGATGCGGCCGGGCGTGCCGACCACCACCTGCGGGTCGTGCGCCTCCAGCGAGGCCAGCTGCGGGCCGAGCGGCATGCCGCCGGTCAGCACCACCAGCTTCATGTTGGGAATGCCGGTGGCCAGCTTGCGCAGCTGCTTGCCGACCTGGTCGGCCAGTTCGCGGGTCGGGCACAGCACCAGCGCCTGCGCGCGGGTCAGCGCCGGATCCAGCCTGTGCAGCAGGCCCAGGCCGAACGCGGCGGTCTTGCCGCTGCCGGTGGGCGCCTGCACGATGACGTCGCGGCCGGCCAGGATCGGCGGCAGGCTCTGCGCCTGCACCGGGGTCATCGTGGTGTAGCCGAGCGCGTCGATGCCGGGCGCAAGCGCCGGGGAGAGGGACAGGGTGGCGAAATCGTTCATGGCGCATTTTAGCCGGGACTGGGGACTCTGGACCGGGGACTCGGCAAATCCAGGGCAATGCGCGATGCCAGGCGATGCCGCCTTCGCTCTTGGTCCCGAGTCCCGAGTCCCGAGTCCCGTACAATTGCGTCATGCCTCTTATCACTCTGCAGAACGTCGACTACAGCGTCGGCGGCCCCTTGTTGCTGGAAAAGACCGAACTGTCGATCGAGCCGGGCGAGCGTATCGCCCTGATCGGCCGCAATGGCGCCGGCAAATCGACCTTGATGAAACTGATCGCCGGCGAGCTCAAGCCCGACGACGGCGAGATCCGCGTCCAGCAGGGCGTGCGCATCGCGCGGCTGGAGCAGGAGGTGCCGCACGGCGCCGCCGGCAGCGTGTTCGACGTGGTCGCCGACGGCCTGGGCGAGCTCGGCCACTGGCTGGCCGAGTTCCACCGGCTCAGCCATGCCGCCGAGTTCGACGGCGATGCGCTGGGCGCGGTGCAGTCCAAGATCGACGGCGCCAACGGCTGGGCACTGGACCAGCGGGTCAACGAGACCCTGACCCGGCTCGACCTGGACGGCGACGCCGAGTTCGCGCGGCTGTCCGGCGGCATGAAGCGGCGCGTGCTGCTGGCGCGCGCGCTGGTGTCGGCGCCGGACCTGCTGCTGCTGGACGAGCCGACCAACCACCTGGACATCGAGGCGATCGACTGGCTGGAACTGTTCCTGAAGGGCTGGAACGGCAGCGTGGTGTTCGTCACCCACGACCGCCGCTTCCTGCGTGCGCTGGCCACGCGCATCGTCGAGATCGACCGCGGCCAGGTCACCAGCTGGCCCGGCGACTGGGCCAACTACGAGCGCCGCCGCGAGGAGCGGCTCAACGCGCAGGCGCAGGAGAACGCGCGCTTCGACAAGATGCTGGCGCAGGAAGAAGTGTGGATCCGCCAGGGCATCAAGGCGCGCCGCACCCGCGACGAAGGCCGCGTGCGGCGCCTGGAGTCGATGCGCAACGAGCGCACCCAGCGCCGCGAACTCGGCGGCAACGTGCGCATGGAGGCGGCGCAGGGCGAGGCCTCGGGCAAGAAGGTGATCGAGGCCAAGGAGCTGAGCTTCGCGTTCGGCGCGCGGACCATGGTGCGCGATTTCTCCAGCACCATCCTGCGCGGCGACCGTATCGGCCTGATCGGCCCCAACGGCAGCGGCAAGACCACGCTGCTGAAGCTGCTGCTCGGCGAACTGGCCCCGGCCAGCGGCGAGGTGCGCACCGGCACCAACCTGCAGGTGGCGTATTTCGACCAGTACCGCGCCACCTTGCGCGAGGACTGGAGCGCGATCGAGAACGTCGCCGAGGGCCGCGACTTCATCGAGGTCAACGGCAAGCGCAAGCACGTGCACGGCTACCTGCAGGATTTCCTGTTCACCCCGGAACGCGCGCGCGCGCCGATCACCCGCCTGTCCGGCGGCGAGCGCAACCGCCTGCTGCTGGCGCGGCTGTTCGCGCAGCCGTCGAACCTGCTGGTGATGGACGAACCGACCAACGACCTGGACGTGGAGACGCTGGAGCTGCTGGAAGAGCTGCTCGGCGACTACACCGGCACCTTGCTGCTGGTCAGCCACGACCGCGACTTCATCGACAACGTGGTGACCTCGACCATGGTGATGGAAGGCGACGGCCGCATCGGCGAATACGTCGGCGGCT carries:
- a CDS encoding ATP-binding cassette domain-containing protein, which codes for MPLITLQNVDYSVGGPLLLEKTELSIEPGERIALIGRNGAGKSTLMKLIAGELKPDDGEIRVQQGVRIARLEQEVPHGAAGSVFDVVADGLGELGHWLAEFHRLSHAAEFDGDALGAVQSKIDGANGWALDQRVNETLTRLDLDGDAEFARLSGGMKRRVLLARALVSAPDLLLLDEPTNHLDIEAIDWLELFLKGWNGSVVFVTHDRRFLRALATRIVEIDRGQVTSWPGDWANYERRREERLNAQAQENARFDKMLAQEEVWIRQGIKARRTRDEGRVRRLESMRNERTQRRELGGNVRMEAAQGEASGKKVIEAKELSFAFGARTMVRDFSSTILRGDRIGLIGPNGSGKTTLLKLLLGELAPASGEVRTGTNLQVAYFDQYRATLREDWSAIENVAEGRDFIEVNGKRKHVHGYLQDFLFTPERARAPITRLSGGERNRLLLARLFAQPSNLLVMDEPTNDLDVETLELLEELLGDYTGTLLLVSHDRDFIDNVVTSTMVMEGDGRIGEYVGGYSDWVRQRAAPPASAMAVAKASATAAATAPVAAAAAPAAKRKLSYKDARELEQLPARIETLEQQVAALTAAMTEPAFYQRDAAAVGAHTQALTQAQAELDAAYARWSELDA